The Croceicoccus marinus genome contains a region encoding:
- the mtgA gene encoding monofunctional biosynthetic peptidoglycan transglycosylase, producing the protein MIRRIFLILFKLIALFVVLSLLLTVVYRFVPVPVTATMLMDENGITKDWEPLEEIDPNLVRAVIGAEDSKFCSHDGFDAEAIASAMARNAQGGRIRGGSTISQQTAKNVFLWQGGGYFRKGLEAWFTFLIEQIWGKRRIMEVYLNVAETGIGTYGAEAGAQRYFQHSADTLSRSEAARMAAALPLPKERSVVNPGGWLRRHGNTISARINVVANEGLDACIYQ; encoded by the coding sequence ATGATCCGTCGTATCTTTCTCATTCTCTTCAAGCTGATCGCGCTTTTCGTGGTGCTCAGCCTTCTTCTGACTGTCGTTTATCGGTTCGTTCCGGTGCCCGTCACCGCGACGATGCTGATGGACGAAAACGGCATCACCAAGGATTGGGAGCCGCTGGAGGAGATCGATCCGAACCTGGTGCGCGCCGTCATCGGCGCCGAGGATTCCAAGTTCTGCTCTCACGACGGCTTCGATGCCGAGGCGATAGCCAGTGCGATGGCCCGCAACGCGCAGGGCGGCCGCATCCGCGGCGGGTCGACGATCAGCCAGCAAACCGCGAAGAACGTCTTCCTGTGGCAAGGGGGCGGTTATTTCCGCAAGGGGCTGGAAGCCTGGTTCACCTTCCTGATCGAACAGATCTGGGGCAAGCGCCGGATCATGGAAGTCTATCTCAATGTCGCGGAAACCGGCATCGGCACCTATGGCGCAGAGGCAGGGGCGCAGCGCTATTTCCAGCATTCCGCCGACACGCTCAGCCGCAGCGAGGCGGCGCGCATGGCTGCCGCCCTCCCCCTTCCCAAGGAGCGCTCGGTCGTGAACCCCGGCGGCTGGCTGCGGCGTCACGGCAATACCATTTCAGCGCGCATCAACGTGGTGGCGAACGAGGGGTTGGACGCCTGCATCTATCAGTAG
- the rpoH gene encoding RNA polymerase sigma factor RpoH, with protein MTNSKPTVPALGGEQSLNRYLSEIKKFPVLTAEQEYMLAKRYAEHEDPQAAAQLVTSHLRLVAKIAMGYRGYGLPVSDLISEGNVGLMQGVKKFEPDRGFRLATYAMWWIKASIQEFILRSWSLVKMGTTAAQKKLFFNLRRMKKNLEAYEDSDLHPDDVAKIATDLGVPEQEVVNMNRRMMMGGDASLNVSMRADEEGSGQWQDWLTDDRPLQDETVAEAEEKQVRHDMLLEAMDVLNDREKHILTERRLTDDPQTLEELSQVYDVSRERIRQIEVRAFEKIQKAMQRIAGERTPQLA; from the coding sequence GTGACGAATAGCAAACCAACCGTTCCGGCCCTAGGCGGCGAGCAAAGCCTCAACCGCTATCTGTCGGAAATCAAGAAATTCCCGGTGCTTACGGCTGAGCAGGAATACATGCTCGCCAAGCGCTATGCCGAGCATGAGGATCCCCAGGCCGCAGCCCAGCTGGTCACCAGCCATCTGCGACTCGTGGCCAAGATCGCCATGGGTTACCGCGGCTATGGCCTGCCCGTCTCCGACCTGATCTCCGAAGGCAATGTCGGATTGATGCAGGGCGTGAAGAAGTTCGAGCCCGATCGCGGCTTCCGCCTCGCCACCTACGCTATGTGGTGGATCAAGGCCTCGATTCAAGAGTTCATCCTGCGCTCGTGGTCGCTTGTGAAGATGGGCACCACCGCCGCGCAGAAGAAGCTATTCTTCAATCTGCGCCGCATGAAGAAGAACCTCGAGGCATACGAGGATTCGGATCTGCATCCGGACGACGTGGCCAAGATCGCAACCGACCTCGGCGTGCCCGAGCAGGAAGTGGTCAACATGAACCGCCGTATGATGATGGGCGGCGATGCCTCGCTGAACGTCTCGATGCGTGCGGACGAGGAAGGTTCTGGGCAGTGGCAGGACTGGCTGACCGACGACCGTCCTCTTCAGGACGAGACGGTTGCCGAAGCGGAAGAAAAGCAGGTTCGCCACGACATGCTGCTAGAAGCCATGGACGTGCTGAACGACCGCGAAAAGCATATCCTGACTGAGCGCCGCCTGACCGACGATCCGCAGACGCTGGAGGAACTGTCGCAGGTTTATGACGTCAGCCGCGAACGCATTCGCCAGATCGAGGTGCGCGCGTTCGAGAAGATCCAGAAGGCGATGCAGCGCATCGCCGGGGAGCGTACGCCGCAACTCGCCTGA
- a CDS encoding RluA family pseudouridine synthase encodes MGDRTIAIDDADEDDGAQLIEGMVQPGERLDKALSHASGLSRERIKALIAQGAVTLDGKALSSGSAKTVGETPFAIAVPAPTPAEAVPQDIPLIIVFEDEHLIVIDKPAGMVVHPAAGNPDGTLVNALLHHCAGQLSGIGGVARPGIVHRIDKDTSGLIVAAKSDLAHEGLARQFADHSIDRAYRAVVKGRPMPPSGTIEGRIGRSSKDRKKMAVLDGGDERGKHAITHFRTLEALHGAALVECTLETGRTHQIRVHMSSIGHALLGDPVYGRSDSRFRPILNRLSFHRQALHAAMLGFIHPASDERIQFSSEIPRDMAELIEELARSN; translated from the coding sequence ATGGGGGACAGGACAATCGCCATCGATGATGCCGACGAGGACGACGGCGCGCAGCTGATCGAGGGAATGGTCCAGCCAGGGGAACGGCTGGACAAGGCGCTCAGCCACGCCAGCGGCCTGTCGCGCGAGCGGATCAAGGCGCTGATCGCGCAAGGCGCGGTGACGCTGGACGGCAAGGCGCTCTCCTCGGGATCGGCAAAGACGGTCGGCGAAACGCCCTTCGCGATCGCGGTCCCCGCCCCCACCCCGGCAGAGGCCGTGCCGCAGGACATTCCCCTGATCATCGTGTTCGAGGACGAGCATCTGATCGTGATCGATAAGCCGGCGGGAATGGTGGTACACCCCGCCGCCGGCAATCCGGATGGCACGCTGGTCAATGCGCTGCTGCATCACTGCGCGGGTCAATTGTCGGGCATTGGCGGCGTGGCGCGGCCGGGCATCGTGCACCGCATCGACAAGGATACGTCCGGACTGATTGTGGCTGCAAAGTCCGATCTTGCGCATGAAGGGCTGGCTCGCCAGTTCGCCGATCACTCGATCGACCGCGCCTATCGCGCGGTGGTCAAGGGCAGGCCCATGCCGCCATCGGGAACGATCGAGGGGCGCATCGGCCGCAGCAGCAAGGACCGCAAGAAGATGGCGGTGCTGGACGGGGGCGACGAGCGCGGCAAGCACGCGATCACCCATTTCCGCACGCTCGAGGCGCTTCACGGCGCCGCGCTGGTCGAATGCACGCTGGAAACAGGCAGAACACACCAGATCCGCGTTCACATGTCGTCAATCGGTCATGCGCTATTGGGAGACCCTGTCTATGGGCGCTCCGATTCCCGATTTCGACCGATTCTCAATCGGCTATCCTTTCATCGCCAGGCCCTTCACGCGGCCATGCTGGGCTTCATCCACCCCGCCAGCGACGAAAGGATACAATTCTCCAGCGAGATTCCGCGCGACATGGCGGAACTGATCGAAGAACTCGCTCGTTCAAATTGA
- a CDS encoding M67 family metallopeptidase → MPFLTVTRTVVDAIAASASRAAPREACGLLLGRGSRIDALSETVNVAPDPLRHFEIDPAALIAAHKAERAGGQQLIGYFHSHPSGLPEPSATDQAQAARDGRVWAIATPAGEIGWFVSEEDGFARLCPQILPELP, encoded by the coding sequence GTGCCGTTTCTGACCGTGACAAGAACCGTCGTCGATGCCATCGCCGCTTCCGCCAGCCGTGCTGCGCCGCGGGAGGCTTGCGGCCTGCTGCTGGGTCGGGGTTCGCGGATCGACGCGTTGAGCGAAACCGTCAATGTCGCCCCCGATCCGCTGCGTCATTTCGAGATCGACCCGGCCGCGCTGATCGCTGCGCACAAGGCGGAAAGGGCAGGCGGCCAGCAGCTGATCGGCTATTTCCATTCCCATCCCTCTGGCTTGCCCGAGCCGTCTGCCACCGATCAGGCGCAGGCTGCGCGCGACGGGCGGGTCTGGGCCATCGCCACGCCCGCCGGCGAAATCGGCTGGTTCGTCAGCGAAGAGGACGGTTTTGCGCGCCTTTGCCCGCAAATTCTGCCGGAACTGCCCTGA
- a CDS encoding histidine phosphotransferase family protein has translation MTADSIHLTSLIASRLCHDLLSPVGGMANGIELLVDETDPKMREQCIDLLAQGARRTATRLRFFRLAFGAAGGFDSQLPAAEIEELVKAQAAEGRDISVEWAVSAAELSKPAAKVLLNYALIGIDALPRGGTLAIAAEERDESYEIAVRAEGTRIAFDKDVGRSLEGEIEMNDLSAHTAPAMLVRLIAQDCGGGVQHALTPDGATGGALVLGAILPRG, from the coding sequence ATGACTGCAGATTCCATCCATTTGACCAGCCTGATCGCATCACGCCTGTGCCACGACCTGTTGTCGCCGGTCGGCGGCATGGCGAACGGGATCGAGCTGCTGGTCGACGAAACCGATCCGAAGATGCGCGAGCAATGCATCGATCTGCTGGCGCAGGGCGCGCGGCGAACGGCTACCCGGCTGCGGTTCTTCCGCCTGGCCTTCGGGGCTGCCGGCGGGTTCGATTCCCAGCTTCCCGCGGCCGAGATCGAGGAATTGGTCAAGGCGCAGGCAGCCGAGGGGCGCGACATCAGCGTCGAATGGGCCGTGTCGGCGGCAGAGCTTTCGAAACCGGCGGCCAAGGTGCTTTTGAACTATGCGCTGATCGGGATCGACGCCTTGCCGCGCGGCGGCACGCTGGCGATTGCGGCGGAGGAGCGCGACGAATCCTATGAGATCGCGGTGCGGGCCGAGGGGACGCGCATCGCGTTCGACAAGGACGTGGGCCGCTCGCTGGAGGGAGAGATCGAAATGAACGATCTGTCGGCCCATACCGCCCCGGCCATGCTGGTGCGGCTGATCGCGCAGGATTGCGGCGGCGGGGTGCAGCATGCGCTGACCCCGGACGGAGCCACCGGCGGCGCGCTGGTGCTGGGCGCCATCCTGCCCCGTGGCTGA
- a CDS encoding N-acetylmuramoyl-L-alanine amidase codes for MVVLHYTDMPDVEDAIGKMCDPDSAVSAHYCITRQGELVRLVDEERRAWHAGVSYWRGNTDVNSSSIGIELDNPGHTWGYEPFTGPQMETLCIMLADIMKRHDIPRANIVGHSDVAPQRKTDPGELFDWAFLAKHRLALPRPDIKLGDPFENDGAFYLALERFGYDIADGHAAVRAFQRRFRPECVDGQVDGEIRAMLFALLLDRDRGVTR; via the coding sequence ATGGTCGTGCTGCATTATACCGACATGCCCGATGTCGAGGATGCCATCGGCAAGATGTGCGATCCCGATTCGGCGGTCAGCGCGCATTACTGCATCACGCGGCAGGGCGAGCTGGTGCGGCTGGTGGACGAGGAACGGCGCGCCTGGCATGCGGGTGTTTCCTATTGGCGCGGCAACACCGACGTGAACTCGTCCAGCATCGGAATCGAGCTGGACAATCCGGGCCATACCTGGGGCTATGAACCGTTTACGGGGCCGCAGATGGAAACGCTTTGCATCATGCTGGCCGACATCATGAAGCGGCACGACATTCCGCGCGCCAATATCGTTGGCCATTCCGACGTGGCCCCGCAGCGCAAGACGGATCCGGGCGAATTGTTCGACTGGGCGTTTCTGGCGAAGCACCGGCTGGCGCTGCCCCGGCCCGACATCAAGCTGGGCGACCCGTTCGAGAACGACGGCGCGTTCTATCTGGCGCTCGAGCGGTTCGGCTATGACATCGCCGACGGGCATGCGGCGGTGCGCGCGTTCCAGCGGCGGTTCCGGCCCGAATGCGTCGACGGCCAGGTCGACGGCGAGATCCGCGCCATGCTGTTCGCGCTGCTGCTGGACCGCGACCGGGGCGTCACGCGCTAG
- a CDS encoding DUF4142 domain-containing protein — translation MMTDQDHKHTGLRQTADKLQDTLGGMHGRVKAKTLGSHSGEAFAKNAAIGDIYEITAARMALRRSRSDSVREAARKMIDDHTTATHQLRSAYRMSETAGLPELPTEVDMRRRKMLEHLEAAPDEKFDDTYLDQQVLAHKETVDLMTGYASSGDNWQLRSVAESTAPVVQRHLAMMEKLHATL, via the coding sequence ATGATGACCGACCAGGACCACAAGCATACGGGCCTCCGGCAAACCGCGGACAAGCTTCAGGACACGCTCGGCGGAATGCACGGGCGCGTGAAGGCAAAGACGCTCGGATCGCATTCCGGGGAGGCGTTCGCGAAGAATGCGGCGATCGGCGACATCTACGAAATCACGGCAGCGCGCATGGCGCTCCGCCGGTCGCGGTCGGACAGCGTGCGCGAAGCCGCGCGCAAGATGATCGACGACCATACTACGGCGACCCATCAGCTCCGGTCTGCGTATCGGATGTCCGAAACCGCGGGCCTTCCCGAGCTGCCCACCGAGGTGGACATGCGTCGGCGCAAAATGCTGGAGCATCTAGAGGCAGCACCCGACGAGAAGTTCGATGATACCTATCTCGACCAGCAGGTGCTGGCTCATAAGGAGACGGTTGATCTGATGACCGGTTATGCGAGTTCCGGCGACAACTGGCAGCTGCGCTCCGTTGCTGAAAGCACGGCGCCGGTTGTCCAGCGACATCTGGCAATGATGGAGAAGCTTCACGCAACCCTGTGA
- a CDS encoding peptidylprolyl isomerase, with amino-acid sequence MSEDKLTLTLDTGNGEGGDVVIKLRPDLAPGHVERIKELAGEGFYDGVKFHRVIPGFMAQGGCPNGTGMGGSDKPDLKAEFNDHPHTRGVCSMARTSAPNSANSQFFICFDDARFLDRQYTVWGEVEEGMDHVDALPKGEPPANPGKIVKATVS; translated from the coding sequence ATGTCCGAGGATAAACTCACCCTCACGCTCGATACCGGCAATGGCGAAGGCGGCGACGTCGTGATCAAGCTGCGTCCCGACCTGGCCCCCGGCCATGTGGAGCGCATCAAGGAACTGGCCGGCGAAGGCTTCTACGACGGCGTGAAGTTCCACCGCGTCATCCCCGGCTTCATGGCGCAGGGCGGCTGTCCGAACGGCACCGGCATGGGCGGTTCGGACAAGCCCGACCTGAAGGCCGAGTTCAACGACCACCCGCACACGCGCGGCGTCTGCTCGATGGCGCGCACATCCGCGCCCAACAGCGCCAATTCGCAGTTCTTCATCTGCTTCGACGACGCCCGTTTCCTGGACCGCCAGTACACCGTCTGGGGTGAGGTCGAGGAAGGCATGGACCACGTCGACGCGCTGCCCAAGGGCGAGCCGCCGGCAAACCCGGGCAAGATCGTGAAGGCCACGGTTTCGTAA
- the mgtE gene encoding magnesium transporter, with amino-acid sequence MDRDDLNPASEHDADRATLEDIIAAEDADRVSEAEEARAERLDEDDRLKPEFVEAVREALQEDAETDVRDLVEPLHPADIADLFEILPREDRPALARGIADLMSGEVISEMNDYVRDDLLESLPPDAVAGIAEQLETDDAVALIEDLDASDQAAVLAEMGPEDRAAIESALSFPEESAGRLMQRDLVAVPEHISIGDLIDYMRENADLTTEFWEVFVVDPTHRPVGSVQLSWILRTPRGVAIADVMKRDQTLIPADLDQEEVALRFQKYALISAAVVDKAGRLIGQITADDVAHIIQEEAGEDTLLLSGAGEGDINEPIRTSYSQRVRWLIANLGTALVASLIIAAFGAAIEQLVALAILMPVVASIGGNAGTQTMAVSVRALAMNQLTRSNTSRVIWREMRVALLNGITVAALIGAATAAIFTPMLGVVIAAAVVLNIITAGMAGVLVPVIFDRLDQDPAVASSVFVTMITDSMGFFAFLGLAVASGLVG; translated from the coding sequence ATGGACCGCGACGATCTCAATCCTGCCAGCGAGCATGACGCCGACCGGGCGACGCTGGAGGATATCATCGCGGCGGAGGACGCCGATCGCGTGAGCGAGGCCGAGGAAGCGCGCGCCGAGCGGCTGGACGAGGATGACCGGCTGAAGCCCGAATTCGTCGAGGCGGTGCGCGAGGCGCTGCAGGAGGACGCCGAGACCGACGTCCGCGACCTGGTCGAACCGCTCCATCCTGCCGACATCGCCGATCTTTTCGAAATCCTGCCGCGAGAGGACCGCCCGGCCCTCGCCCGCGGCATCGCCGATCTGATGAGCGGCGAAGTCATTTCGGAAATGAACGACTACGTTCGCGACGACCTGCTGGAATCGCTGCCGCCCGATGCGGTCGCCGGCATTGCCGAACAGCTGGAAACCGACGACGCCGTCGCGCTGATCGAGGATCTGGACGCCAGCGACCAGGCCGCCGTCCTGGCAGAGATGGGTCCCGAAGACCGCGCCGCGATCGAAAGCGCGCTGTCCTTCCCCGAGGAATCGGCGGGCCGCCTGATGCAGCGCGACCTGGTTGCGGTGCCCGAGCATATCAGCATCGGCGATCTGATCGATTACATGCGCGAGAATGCGGACCTCACCACCGAGTTCTGGGAGGTCTTCGTCGTCGATCCCACCCATCGCCCGGTCGGTTCGGTGCAGCTGTCGTGGATCCTGCGCACGCCGCGCGGGGTCGCCATCGCCGACGTGATGAAGCGCGACCAGACGCTGATCCCCGCCGACCTGGACCAGGAAGAGGTCGCGCTGCGCTTCCAGAAATACGCGCTGATTTCCGCGGCGGTGGTGGACAAGGCGGGGCGGCTCATTGGCCAAATCACCGCCGACGACGTCGCGCATATCATCCAGGAAGAAGCGGGCGAGGATACGCTGCTGCTGTCGGGCGCGGGCGAAGGCGACATCAACGAGCCGATCCGCACGTCCTATTCGCAGCGCGTGCGCTGGCTGATCGCGAACCTGGGCACGGCGCTGGTCGCCTCGCTGATCATCGCAGCGTTCGGCGCGGCGATCGAGCAGCTGGTGGCGCTGGCGATCCTGATGCCCGTCGTCGCCAGCATCGGCGGCAATGCGGGCACGCAGACCATGGCGGTGTCAGTCCGCGCATTGGCGATGAACCAGCTGACGCGGTCGAACACCAGCCGCGTGATCTGGCGCGAGATGCGGGTTGCGCTGCTGAACGGCATCACCGTCGCGGCGCTGATCGGCGCGGCGACGGCGGCGATCTTCACCCCGATGCTGGGCGTGGTGATTGCGGCGGCGGTCGTGCTGAACATCATCACGGCGGGCATGGCAGGCGTGCTGGTGCCGGTGATCTTCGACCGGCTGGACCAGGACCCGGCGGTCGCGTCCTCGGTCTTCGTGACGATGATCACCGATTCGATGGGCTTCTTCGCGTTCCTCGGCCTTGCCGTGGCATCGGGGCTGGTCGGCTGA